CAGGTGGGAGAAAAAGGTATTTCCCTCTCGGGGGGACAGAAACAGAGGATAGCCCTGGCAAGAGCCCTCATTGCAGATCCTCAGGTACTCATTCTGGACGATGCCCTCTCGGCGGTAGATACAAAGACCGAAGAGTTTATCCTCTCCCGTTTTTTTAAAAAAAGAAAAGGACTAACGAATATTTTGATTTCCCATAGAGTGTCTACACTGATGAATGCCGACAGTATTATCGTGTTGGATAAGGGAAGGATAATTCAAAAGGGGCATCATGACGATTTGATACTCCAGGATGGGTTGTATCAGAAAATATATAAGCTTCAATCATTGGATAAATCATGAAAGTACCTGAAGAAAACGAAAAGGACATCGATTCTCGGATCATAAAAAAGCTCATGAAATTTACGGATAAATACAGGCATTGGTTTATTCTGGCCATTGCAGCACTCATTTTATCAACCGTTGCCGAATTAGCACTTCCTGTCATCCTGCAGCAGAGCATTGACAGGAATATCATGGCCCACTGGACCTGGATAAGCGCTGACCTGGAAGTGACAGAGAAACTAGTCGAAGGTCATGACAATTACAGAGACAAAGAAAACAGGGTCTTTATCCTGGAAAGTGAATTAAGGGGAATCAACAGCAGAGAAAGAACTCTTTATCAGGAACAGGGCATGATGGCCGACGAGAGCTGGTATGTATTTCAAGGAGATAGTGTTAAGGATCAGATCCTGGGGGAAATGAATCAAATCGTTTCTCTTGAAAAGGGAAAAACCGCCGTTCCTCATAGTATATTGAAGTCTCTGGATCAGGAAAATTATAAATCTATCAGAGCTCAGGATGTTATGGTACTCAAAAAAAGAGCCTGGCAATATTTTATGCTGTTGCTGGTTATTCTAGTGTTCACATTCCTTCAAATATTTTTAATGTCCTGGACCAGCCAGGGAGTTATGAAAGATATCCGGTCCACCATGCTCTCTCATATCATGAAACAATCATTGAGTTACCTGGGAGAAACACCCATCGGGTCACTGGTTTCCCGCATAACCAGTGATGTGGAAACCATTAATGAGTTCTTTACATCTGTGACCATCTCCATCCTGAAAGATATCGCCATTATGGCGGGAGTTCTTGTGACTCTCTTCTTCCTCAACCCCCTACTTGCATTGGTCACTCTATTGACCATACCACCTGTTTTGCTGGCATCCTTCATCTTCAGAAAGATGGCCCGCAGCGCATTCCGCAGACAAAGGCATTGGATTTCCAGAGTCAATAGTTTTTTGTCAGAACATGTCTCGGGGATGGAGGTGATCCAGATTTTCGGGCGGGAAAAAGAAACCCGTGATCAATTTGGTGAAGATAATGAAGAATTGCTCAAAGCCTCCATGTCGGAAATGTATATTTTTGCCGTCTTTAGACCACTGGTCGATCTGTTCAGTTCTGTCACTCTGGCAATTGTCATCTATGCGGGAGCCGCCATGCTGAACCGCCATATCCTCTCATTGGGAATTCTGATTGCTTTTATTGAT
The genomic region above belongs to Oceanispirochaeta sp. and contains:
- a CDS encoding ABC transporter ATP-binding protein, producing the protein MKVPEENEKDIDSRIIKKLMKFTDKYRHWFILAIAALILSTVAELALPVILQQSIDRNIMAHWTWISADLEVTEKLVEGHDNYRDKENRVFILESELRGINSRERTLYQEQGMMADESWYVFQGDSVKDQILGEMNQIVSLEKGKTAVPHSILKSLDQENYKSIRAQDVMVLKKRAWQYFMLLLVILVFTFLQIFLMSWTSQGVMKDIRSTMLSHIMKQSLSYLGETPIGSLVSRITSDVETINEFFTSVTISILKDIAIMAGVLVTLFFLNPLLALVTLLTIPPVLLASFIFRKMARSAFRRQRHWISRVNSFLSEHVSGMEVIQIFGREKETRDQFGEDNEELLKASMSEMYIFAVFRPLVDLFSSVTLAIVIYAGAAMLNRHILSLGILIAFIDLIQKFYRPVMDMSEKFSIMQSAMAGGERVFSLLEESYEISDKGINTPEEKIEGKIEFKNVCFSYKPGEPVIRDLSFVVHPGETVAIVGYTGAGKTTIASLATRLWDIDSGTILLDETPLEDYSLAYLRQSIQAVQQDVFLFSGTIKENITLGSPIDDATLMKAAETVQVDRFIDTLDKKYNTELQERGKNLSGGQKQLLSFARAVAHNPVVLILDEATANIDTETEKLIQKAMDNLLIGRTSLVIAHRISTIMKADRILVLSEGRLVESGSHEELLTREGLYYNLYNYQYASSEMNGI